A region from the Aeromicrobium choanae genome encodes:
- the recF gene encoding DNA replication/repair protein RecF (All proteins in this family for which functions are known are DNA-binding proteins that assist the filamentation of RecA onto DNA for the initiation of recombination or recombinational repair.) yields the protein MHVTRLELADFRSYGSVEIELRPGPVAFVGANGQGKTNLVEAIDYLATLDSHRVSSDTPLVRAGAERAIVRAQLQREDRSALLELEITPGRSNRARVNGNPLPRVRDLVGIARTVLFSPEDLALVKGDPSDRRRFLDHLVVMRTPRFAGVKADYDRVLKQRNTLLKTAGRRSNVEISTLDIWDENLARTGGQLVAARLALLDALAPHATDAYRDVAAGAAAERQVVSLVYKPSVEGVEELRDPDDIAKALLDEIGRRRREELERGISLVGPHRDDVLLGIGDLPAKGYASHGESWSLALALRLAAFALLREDGDDPILILDDVFAELDSDRRSRLAARVAGAEQVLVTAAVEGDVPTELVGQSFDVAGAVVTPRD from the coding sequence ATGCACGTGACCCGACTCGAGCTGGCCGACTTCCGGTCGTACGGCTCGGTCGAGATCGAGCTGCGCCCGGGGCCGGTGGCGTTCGTCGGTGCCAACGGGCAGGGCAAGACCAACCTGGTCGAGGCGATCGACTACCTCGCCACCCTGGACTCCCACCGGGTGTCGTCCGACACTCCCCTCGTGCGGGCCGGCGCGGAACGGGCGATCGTCCGCGCCCAGCTGCAGCGCGAGGACCGTTCGGCGCTGCTGGAGCTGGAGATCACGCCGGGCCGGTCGAACCGCGCCCGCGTGAACGGCAACCCGCTGCCCCGCGTGCGCGACCTCGTAGGGATCGCGCGCACGGTGCTGTTCTCGCCCGAGGATCTGGCGCTGGTGAAGGGCGACCCGTCCGACCGGCGGCGCTTCCTCGACCACCTCGTCGTCATGCGCACGCCCCGCTTCGCGGGAGTCAAGGCCGATTACGACCGCGTCCTCAAGCAGCGCAACACCCTGCTGAAGACCGCGGGCCGGCGCAGCAACGTGGAGATCTCCACGCTGGACATCTGGGACGAGAACCTCGCGCGCACGGGTGGTCAGCTGGTTGCGGCACGACTGGCCCTCCTCGATGCCCTCGCACCGCACGCCACCGACGCGTACCGCGACGTCGCGGCGGGGGCCGCGGCCGAGCGCCAGGTGGTCTCCCTCGTCTACAAGCCCTCGGTCGAGGGCGTCGAGGAGCTCCGCGATCCCGACGACATCGCCAAGGCCCTGCTCGACGAGATCGGCCGGCGCCGCCGTGAGGAGCTCGAGCGCGGCATCAGCCTCGTCGGCCCGCACCGCGACGACGTGCTGCTCGGGATCGGCGACCTCCCGGCGAAGGGGTACGCCAGCCACGGCGAGTCCTGGTCGCTCGCGCTGGCCCTGCGCCTCGCGGCGTTCGCGCTGCTGCGCGAGGACGGCGACGACCCGATCCTGATCCTCGACGACGTGTTCGCCGAGCTCGACAGCGACCGCCGCTCGCGGCTGGCCGCCCGGGTCGCCGGTGCCGAGCAGGTGCTCGTCACGGCCGCGGTCGAGGGCGACGTGCCGACCGAGCTCGTGGGCCAGTCGTTCGACGTCGCCGGCGCGGTGGTGACGCCGCGTGACTGA
- the gnd gene encoding phosphogluconate dehydrogenase (NAD(+)-dependent, decarboxylating) has product MHIGLVGLGKMGGNMRSRMRNAGLTVVGYDRDPELSDAGSLAEMVEQLPSPKVVWVMVPHGDPTHSTITELKELLSEGDVVVDGGNSRWTDDEIHAAQLAEKNIGYVDCGVSGGVWGLENGYALMAGGDAADIAKVQPAFDALRPDAENGFVHAGKVGAGHFSKMVHNGIEYAMMQAYAEGYELLEAVDMVDNVTEVLNSWRVGTVVRSWLLDLLVKALQDDPHLSQIRGYAEDSGEGRWTVEAAIANSVPAPTIAASLFARFVSRQDESAAMQAVAAMRQQFGGHAVRAAEESPDVPPA; this is encoded by the coding sequence ATGCACATCGGACTCGTCGGACTGGGAAAGATGGGCGGCAACATGCGTTCGCGCATGCGCAATGCCGGCCTCACCGTGGTCGGCTACGACCGCGACCCCGAGCTCAGCGACGCCGGCTCGCTCGCCGAGATGGTCGAGCAGCTGCCGTCGCCGAAGGTCGTGTGGGTGATGGTCCCGCACGGCGACCCCACGCACAGCACCATCACCGAGCTCAAGGAGCTGCTGTCAGAGGGCGACGTGGTCGTCGACGGCGGCAACTCGCGCTGGACCGATGACGAGATCCACGCGGCCCAGCTCGCCGAGAAGAACATCGGCTACGTCGACTGCGGTGTCAGCGGCGGCGTGTGGGGCCTGGAGAACGGCTACGCGCTGATGGCCGGTGGCGACGCCGCCGACATCGCGAAGGTGCAGCCGGCCTTCGACGCCCTGCGCCCCGATGCCGAGAACGGCTTCGTCCACGCCGGCAAGGTCGGCGCCGGCCACTTCAGCAAGATGGTCCACAACGGCATCGAGTACGCCATGATGCAGGCCTACGCCGAGGGCTACGAGCTGCTCGAGGCCGTCGACATGGTCGACAACGTCACCGAGGTGCTGAACTCGTGGCGTGTCGGCACGGTCGTCCGCTCCTGGCTGCTCGACCTGCTGGTGAAGGCACTGCAGGACGATCCGCACCTGTCGCAGATCCGCGGCTATGCCGAGGACTCGGGCGAGGGCCGCTGGACCGTCGAGGCCGCGATCGCCAACTCGGTGCCCGCGCCCACGATCGCCGCCTCGCTCTTCGCACGATTCGTGTCGCGCCAGGACGAGTCGGCCGCGATGCAGGCCGTCGCCGCGATGCGCCAGCAGTTCGGCGGCCACGCCGTCCGTGCCGCCGAGGAGAGCCCTGACGTTCCCCCCGCCTGA
- the gyrB gene encoding DNA topoisomerase (ATP-hydrolyzing) subunit B codes for MGPYTDWVTQAPETPSTYDASNIQVLEGLEAVRKRPGMYIGSTGERGLHHLVYEVVDNSVDEALAGYATSIQVVLQADGGVKVIDDGRGIPVDEHPEEKIPAVTLVLTSLHAGGKFGGGGYKVSGGLHGVGVSVVNALSTKLYVEVKRDGYRWTQSFTYGVPDGPLVREEETDETGTTTTFYASDTIFETTTYEYETLKTRFREMAFLNKGLQLTLRDERHADDTDPNEGVVDDVEREVSFRYDNGLVDYVNHINVGSKAPIHREIISLEREDGANGLSLELAMQWNDSFSESVHTFANTINTHEGGTHEEGFRAALTSTVNRFAEANNLIKKKEDRLTGDDIREGLTAIISIKLEEPQFEGQTKTKLGNTEAKGFVQQVLNDELGAWLERNPTEGKTIIRKSIDAAAARVAARKARDLARNRKGFGSGGGLPGKLIDCSSRNPEACEIFVVEGNSAGGSARNGRNPATQAILPLRGKILNVEKARIDKIMQNTEVQAIISALGTGVHEDFDIAKLRYHKIVLMADADVDGQHITTLLLTLLFRFMKPLIDAGHVYLAQPPLYKIKWTNHHHELAYSDSERDAVMAAGLDAGYRLPNTAPVQRYKGLGEMNASELWETTMDPDGRLLRQVTLADAAVADEIFTILMGEDVDQRRSFIQRNAKDVRFLDI; via the coding sequence ATGGGCCCGTATACTGATTGGGTGACCCAGGCGCCCGAGACACCCAGCACGTACGACGCGAGCAACATCCAGGTCCTGGAGGGACTCGAGGCGGTCCGCAAGCGGCCCGGCATGTACATCGGCTCCACCGGCGAGCGCGGCCTGCACCACCTCGTCTACGAGGTCGTCGACAACTCGGTCGACGAGGCCCTCGCCGGCTACGCCACCAGCATCCAGGTCGTGCTGCAGGCCGACGGCGGCGTCAAGGTCATCGACGACGGCCGTGGCATCCCGGTCGACGAGCACCCCGAGGAGAAGATCCCGGCGGTCACCCTGGTGCTCACCTCGCTGCACGCCGGCGGAAAGTTCGGCGGCGGCGGCTACAAGGTCTCCGGTGGTCTGCACGGCGTCGGCGTCTCGGTCGTGAACGCGCTGTCCACCAAGCTCTACGTCGAGGTCAAGCGCGACGGGTACCGCTGGACCCAGTCCTTCACCTACGGCGTGCCCGACGGGCCCCTCGTGCGCGAGGAGGAGACCGACGAGACCGGCACCACCACCACGTTCTACGCCTCGGACACGATCTTCGAGACGACCACCTACGAGTACGAGACGCTCAAGACGCGCTTCCGCGAGATGGCGTTCCTCAACAAGGGCCTCCAGCTCACCCTGCGCGACGAGCGCCACGCCGACGACACCGATCCCAACGAGGGCGTCGTCGACGACGTCGAGCGCGAGGTCAGCTTCCGCTACGACAACGGCCTGGTCGACTACGTCAACCACATCAACGTCGGCAGCAAGGCCCCGATCCACCGCGAGATCATCAGCCTCGAGCGCGAGGACGGGGCGAACGGCCTGTCGCTCGAGCTCGCGATGCAGTGGAACGACAGCTTCAGCGAGTCGGTCCACACGTTCGCCAACACGATCAACACGCACGAGGGCGGCACGCACGAGGAGGGCTTCCGGGCGGCGCTGACCTCCACGGTCAACCGCTTCGCCGAGGCCAACAACCTGATCAAGAAGAAGGAAGACCGCCTCACCGGCGACGACATCCGCGAAGGCCTCACCGCGATCATCTCGATCAAGCTCGAGGAGCCGCAGTTCGAGGGCCAGACCAAGACGAAGCTGGGCAACACCGAGGCCAAGGGCTTCGTCCAGCAGGTGCTGAACGACGAGCTGGGTGCCTGGCTCGAGCGCAACCCCACCGAGGGCAAGACCATCATCCGCAAGTCGATCGACGCCGCGGCCGCTCGAGTGGCGGCCCGCAAGGCGCGCGACCTGGCGCGCAACCGCAAGGGCTTCGGCTCCGGCGGCGGCCTGCCGGGCAAGCTGATCGACTGCTCCAGCCGCAACCCGGAGGCGTGCGAGATCTTCGTGGTCGAGGGCAACTCGGCCGGCGGCTCGGCCCGCAACGGCCGCAACCCCGCGACGCAGGCGATCCTCCCGCTGCGCGGCAAGATCCTCAACGTCGAGAAGGCGCGGATCGACAAGATCATGCAGAACACCGAGGTCCAGGCGATCATCAGCGCCCTGGGCACCGGCGTCCACGAGGACTTCGACATCGCCAAGCTGCGCTATCACAAGATCGTGCTGATGGCCGACGCCGACGTGGACGGCCAGCACATCACCACGCTGCTGCTGACGCTGCTGTTCCGCTTCATGAAGCCGCTGATCGACGCCGGCCACGTGTACCTCGCGCAGCCGCCGCTGTACAAGATCAAGTGGACCAACCACCACCACGAGCTGGCCTACTCCGACTCCGAGCGCGACGCCGTCATGGCGGCCGGCCTCGACGCCGGCTACCGACTGCCGAACACGGCTCCGGTCCAGCGCTACAAGGGCCTCGGCGAGATGAACGCCAGCGAGCTGTGGGAGACGACCATGGATCCCGACGGCCGCCTGCTGCGTCAGGTCACGCTGGCCGACGCGGCCGTGGCCGACGAGATCTTCACGATCCTCATGGGCGAGGACGTCGACCAGCGACGCTCGTTCATCCAGCGGAACGCCAAGGACGTCCGCTTCCTCGACATCTGA
- a CDS encoding phosphatase PAP2 family protein, whose protein sequence is MSSTTRLPARVSVPALVTGAAAVTAFVLLVRVALSSARGQAADEQAMLTVAAGREAELTLLSILGRVPIWSAATLAVVCLLLAARRHHWRAVFAAAVVIVGSNVTTQVLKHGLLERPDLGHGVHNSLPSGHVTVVVSVVAALLIVVPAAARAPIAGLGTFASGLTGLSTIVAGWHRPADVVAALLVVLAWCAIAVMIHGGRRARTRAVLPTALAGAACSLLGIVLIGVRPVAGMDGFLDASLVLGAVALVSALVVSAMAWISPEA, encoded by the coding sequence GTGAGCTCCACGACCCGCCTGCCCGCACGGGTGTCGGTACCGGCGCTGGTGACCGGCGCAGCGGCCGTCACCGCCTTCGTCCTGCTGGTGCGCGTGGCGTTGTCCTCCGCACGGGGCCAGGCCGCCGACGAGCAGGCGATGCTCACCGTCGCTGCCGGGCGCGAGGCCGAGCTGACCCTGCTGTCCATCCTGGGACGCGTGCCGATCTGGTCGGCCGCGACGCTCGCCGTGGTGTGCCTGCTGCTGGCCGCGCGGCGCCACCACTGGCGCGCCGTCTTCGCCGCGGCGGTCGTCATCGTGGGGTCGAACGTCACCACCCAGGTCCTCAAGCACGGCCTGCTCGAGCGTCCCGACCTCGGCCACGGGGTCCACAACTCGCTGCCCAGCGGGCACGTGACCGTGGTGGTCTCGGTCGTGGCCGCGCTGCTGATCGTCGTCCCCGCCGCGGCGCGAGCGCCGATCGCGGGCCTGGGCACCTTCGCCTCCGGGCTGACCGGCCTGTCCACGATCGTGGCCGGGTGGCACCGTCCCGCCGACGTCGTGGCGGCCCTGCTGGTGGTGCTGGCGTGGTGCGCCATCGCCGTGATGATCCACGGTGGGCGGCGGGCCCGCACGCGGGCCGTCCTGCCCACGGCGCTGGCCGGAGCGGCCTGCTCCCTGCTGGGCATCGTGCTGATCGGGGTGCGTCCGGTGGCGGGGATGGACGGTTTCCTCGACGCGTCGCTCGTGCTCGGCGCCGTCGCGCTCGTGTCGGCCCTCGTGGTGTCCGCCATGGCGTGGATCAGCCCCGAGGCCTGA
- a CDS encoding DUF721 domain-containing protein, translated as MTDDNEDVLRLAREIADAYRNGNAPPARTRRPIRRNAPARRPGREDGVALGDVLGEMVRNQGWNDRLAASRVFSDWASIVGPEVAQHCKVDHFTDGVVYLETSSTAWAKELKMLAPRLVAKLNEELGDGQVLRIDVRGPQAPSWKKGRRSVKGRGPRDTYG; from the coding sequence GTGACTGACGACAACGAGGACGTCCTGCGCCTCGCGCGCGAGATCGCCGACGCCTACCGCAACGGCAACGCCCCGCCCGCGCGCACCCGGCGACCGATCCGCCGGAACGCTCCCGCGCGGCGCCCGGGCCGCGAGGACGGGGTCGCCCTCGGCGACGTGCTCGGCGAGATGGTGAGGAACCAGGGCTGGAACGACCGGCTCGCCGCCTCGCGAGTGTTCTCCGACTGGGCCTCGATCGTCGGTCCCGAGGTGGCGCAGCACTGCAAGGTCGACCACTTCACCGATGGCGTCGTCTACCTCGAGACCAGCTCCACGGCGTGGGCCAAGGAGCTCAAGATGCTCGCGCCGCGGCTCGTCGCGAAGCTGAACGAGGAGCTCGGCGACGGTCAGGTGCTGCGGATCGACGTCCGCGGGCCCCAGGCGCCCAGCTGGAAGAAGGGCCGACGCTCGGTGAAGGGCCGCGGCCCCCGCGACACCTACGGCTGA
- a CDS encoding DUF3566 domain-containing protein — MSEQKPDNGQQNGVPAKNAKANGTTPSVTARRPLTKAEYARTTKATPDTTAVIPAVRDDQPAPPKPAAPPVDDRPTQTMKAVPADPPAKPAEKKPSGQPQQKTPERPAPAKKDAPAAVPKKAPGQAGAAAGVAGAGVAGATAAGATAAAAPAVAPAPSAPAPAAPKPEQKAAPEPKKAPEPKPESKKSESKKPAKSVQTTTAPAADSGRSARLKLSHVEPWSVTKMSFVVSVALMVVSVVAVTVFWLVMQITGVWGALNDSVSNVLADDASGFDITEYLGFGRVVGLTLLVSSLNVIFMTALATIAAHLYNLAAGILGGIELTFGERK, encoded by the coding sequence GTGAGTGAGCAGAAGCCGGACAACGGTCAGCAGAACGGCGTGCCTGCGAAGAACGCCAAGGCGAACGGGACGACCCCGTCGGTCACGGCGCGCCGCCCGCTGACGAAGGCCGAGTACGCCCGCACGACCAAGGCGACCCCGGACACCACTGCGGTGATCCCCGCGGTGCGCGACGACCAGCCCGCTCCGCCCAAGCCCGCGGCCCCGCCCGTGGACGACCGGCCCACGCAGACGATGAAGGCCGTGCCGGCCGATCCGCCGGCCAAGCCCGCGGAGAAGAAGCCGTCGGGCCAGCCGCAGCAGAAGACACCCGAGCGCCCGGCGCCGGCGAAGAAGGACGCGCCGGCGGCTGTCCCGAAGAAGGCTCCGGGTCAGGCCGGCGCTGCTGCCGGTGTGGCCGGCGCGGGTGTCGCTGGCGCCACCGCCGCGGGCGCGACTGCCGCAGCCGCTCCGGCGGTTGCTCCGGCTCCGTCTGCTCCCGCTCCGGCTGCCCCGAAGCCCGAGCAGAAGGCCGCGCCGGAGCCGAAGAAGGCACCGGAGCCCAAGCCCGAGTCGAAGAAGTCCGAGTCGAAGAAGCCCGCGAAGTCCGTCCAGACCACCACGGCGCCCGCCGCCGACTCCGGTCGGTCGGCGCGCCTGAAGCTGAGCCACGTCGAGCCGTGGAGCGTCACGAAGATGTCGTTCGTGGTCTCGGTCGCGCTCATGGTCGTCAGCGTCGTCGCGGTCACCGTGTTCTGGCTCGTCATGCAGATCACCGGCGTGTGGGGCGCCCTCAACGACAGCGTCTCCAACGTGCTCGCCGACGACGCCTCCGGCTTCGACATCACCGAGTACCTGGGCTTCGGCCGCGTCGTGGGCCTCACGCTGCTGGTGTCGAGCCTGAACGTCATCTTCATGACCGCCCTGGCCACGATCGCCGCCCACCTGTACAATCTGGCGGCCGGCATCCTCGGCGGCATCGAGTTGACGTTCGGCGAGCGCAAGTAG
- the dnaN gene encoding DNA polymerase III subunit beta, with translation MKFRIDRDTLADAVGWTARSLPTRPSVPVLTGLLLETVGDELHLSGFDYDTSTRATLPAEVSDEGKALVSGRLLAEIVRSLPAGKPVDVAHDGTKVQVTCGSSRFSLQTMPVDEYPQLPAMPTSSGTVKADDFATAVGQASAAASRDEMLPLLTGIRLELEGSTISLMATDRFRASLRDLAWYPEASDISARALVPARVLSDTAKALTAGGDITIAVSTSENGDGLIGFEGTVGGGVRRTTTRLLEGDFPRVRQLFTAQAETVAYVGTQTLVDAVKRVALVAERNTPVRLSFSEGQVLLEAGSGDEAQASESVEATIEGNDISIGFNPNYMLEGLSVMTEPVVHLSFTQHTKPAAMSGVAEVGADPDGAFRYLIMPVRLQN, from the coding sequence GTGAAGTTCCGCATCGATCGCGACACCCTCGCCGACGCCGTCGGCTGGACCGCCCGGAGTCTGCCGACCCGTCCGAGCGTCCCCGTCCTCACCGGTCTGCTGCTCGAGACCGTCGGCGACGAGCTCCACCTCTCGGGATTCGACTACGACACGTCCACGCGGGCCACGCTCCCCGCCGAGGTGAGCGACGAGGGCAAGGCGCTCGTCTCGGGCCGCCTCCTGGCCGAGATCGTCCGATCCCTCCCGGCCGGCAAGCCAGTCGACGTCGCGCACGACGGCACCAAGGTGCAGGTCACGTGCGGCAGCTCGCGATTCAGCCTCCAGACCATGCCGGTCGACGAGTACCCGCAGCTCCCGGCGATGCCCACCTCCTCGGGCACGGTCAAGGCCGACGACTTCGCCACCGCGGTCGGCCAGGCCAGCGCCGCCGCGTCGCGCGACGAGATGCTCCCGCTGCTCACCGGAATCCGCCTCGAGCTCGAGGGCTCCACGATCTCGCTCATGGCCACCGACCGGTTCCGCGCCAGCCTGCGCGACCTGGCCTGGTACCCCGAGGCGTCCGACATCTCCGCGCGAGCCCTCGTGCCCGCCCGCGTGCTGTCCGACACCGCGAAGGCGCTCACCGCCGGCGGCGACATCACGATCGCCGTGTCCACCAGCGAGAACGGCGACGGCCTCATCGGCTTCGAGGGCACGGTCGGCGGCGGCGTCCGCCGCACCACCACGCGCCTGCTCGAGGGCGACTTCCCTCGCGTGCGCCAGCTGTTCACCGCCCAGGCCGAGACGGTCGCCTACGTCGGCACCCAGACCCTCGTCGACGCGGTCAAGCGCGTCGCGCTGGTCGCCGAGCGCAACACGCCCGTCCGCCTGTCGTTCTCCGAGGGTCAGGTCCTCCTCGAGGCCGGCAGCGGCGACGAGGCGCAGGCGTCCGAGAGCGTCGAGGCCACGATCGAGGGCAACGACATCTCGATCGGCTTCAACCCCAACTACATGCTGGAGGGGCTGTCGGTCATGACCGAGCCGGTCGTGCACCTGTCCTTCACGCAGCACACCAAACCCGCCGCGATGTCCGGAGTCGCGGAGGTGGGAGCGGATCCCGATGGCGCATTCCGCTACCTGATCATGCCGGTTCGCCTGCAGAACTGA
- the gyrA gene encoding DNA gyrase subunit A gives MTDTPIESDRTEPVELQDEMQRSYIDYAMSVIVSRALPDVRDGLKPVHRRVLYAMYDGGYRPDRGFNKCSRIVGDVMGQYHPHGDSAIYDTLVRLAQPWVMRAPMIAGQGNFGSPGDDPAAAMRYTECKLAPIAMEMVADIDEETVDFKPNYDGRSQEPTVLPARIPNLLVNGSAGIAVGMATNIPPHNLREVADGVQWALEHPDATREELLEALLQRIKGPDFPTNGLIVGTSGIEDMYRTGRGSVPMRAVVNIEEDAKGRMQLVVTELPYQVNPDGLMRKIADLAQTGRVQGISDLRDESSDRAGRRIVIEIRRDAVARVVLNNLYKHTDLQTNFSANMLAIVDDVPRTLTLDGFISHWIHHQVNVIRRRTEYRLRKAEERAHILRGLVKALDLLDDVIALIRRSPTADEANEGLQALLEIDDLQARAILDMQLRRLAALERQKIIDDLAKIESEIAAYKLILASEARQREIVGEELAVIVDKYGDDRRTRIIAADGDLSDEDLIPDEELVVTITKGGYAKRTKTELYRVQGRGGKGVRGASLRGEDVVEHVFSTTAHHWILFFTTAGRVYRAKAYHLPEGGRDARGGHVAGLLAFQPDEEIAQVLAVRDYEQAPYLVLATKRGLVKKTRLVDYNSPRQAGVIAINFRDEDDELVGAELVSPEDDILLISRKAQSIRFRADDEQLRPMGRATSGVTGMKFRGEDSLLSMTVIKAGADLEGEDDESQKLYVFTVTDGGFAKKTRIDEYRIQGRGGLGIKAMQITESRGELVGGLVLRDSDDVISVTESGQITRSLVSGVPVKGRGTMGVSFVKFKGNDRVVTIARNTEVAEVAAPESTDEAEQSETSGDDSE, from the coding sequence GTGACCGACACCCCGATCGAAAGCGACCGCACCGAGCCGGTCGAGCTGCAGGACGAGATGCAGCGGTCGTACATCGACTACGCGATGAGCGTCATCGTCTCGCGCGCGCTGCCCGACGTGCGCGACGGCCTCAAGCCGGTGCACCGCCGCGTCCTGTACGCGATGTACGACGGCGGCTACCGCCCCGATCGCGGCTTCAACAAGTGCAGTCGCATCGTCGGTGACGTCATGGGTCAGTACCACCCCCACGGCGACTCGGCGATCTACGACACCCTCGTGCGCCTCGCGCAGCCGTGGGTCATGCGCGCCCCGATGATCGCCGGGCAGGGCAACTTCGGCTCGCCGGGCGACGACCCGGCCGCGGCGATGCGGTACACCGAGTGCAAGCTCGCGCCGATCGCCATGGAGATGGTCGCCGACATCGACGAGGAGACCGTCGACTTCAAGCCGAACTACGACGGCCGCTCGCAGGAGCCCACCGTTCTGCCGGCGCGCATCCCCAACCTGCTGGTCAACGGCTCGGCCGGCATCGCCGTCGGCATGGCCACGAACATCCCGCCGCACAACCTGCGCGAGGTCGCCGACGGCGTCCAGTGGGCGCTCGAGCACCCCGACGCGACGCGCGAGGAGCTTCTCGAGGCGCTGCTGCAGCGCATCAAGGGCCCTGACTTCCCGACGAACGGCCTGATCGTCGGCACGAGCGGCATCGAGGACATGTACCGCACCGGTCGCGGCTCGGTCCCCATGCGCGCCGTGGTCAACATCGAGGAGGACGCGAAGGGCCGCATGCAGCTCGTCGTCACCGAGCTGCCCTACCAGGTCAACCCGGACGGCCTGATGCGCAAGATCGCCGATCTCGCACAGACGGGTCGCGTCCAGGGCATCAGCGACCTGCGCGACGAGTCCAGCGACCGCGCCGGCCGCCGCATCGTCATCGAGATCCGCCGCGACGCCGTCGCCCGCGTCGTGCTGAACAACCTGTACAAGCACACCGACCTGCAGACGAACTTCAGCGCCAACATGCTGGCGATCGTCGACGACGTGCCGCGCACGCTGACCCTCGACGGGTTCATCTCGCACTGGATCCACCACCAGGTCAACGTCATCCGCCGCCGCACCGAGTACCGCCTGCGCAAGGCCGAGGAGCGCGCCCACATCCTGCGCGGCCTGGTCAAGGCGCTCGACCTGCTCGACGACGTGATCGCGCTGATCCGCCGCAGCCCCACGGCCGACGAGGCCAACGAAGGGCTGCAGGCGCTCCTCGAGATCGACGACCTGCAGGCGCGGGCGATCCTCGACATGCAGCTGCGTCGCCTCGCGGCGCTGGAGCGCCAGAAGATCATCGACGACCTGGCCAAGATCGAGTCCGAGATCGCCGCCTACAAGCTGATCCTGGCCAGCGAGGCGCGCCAGCGCGAGATCGTCGGCGAGGAGCTGGCGGTGATCGTCGACAAGTACGGTGACGACCGCCGCACCCGGATCATCGCCGCCGACGGCGACCTGTCCGACGAGGACCTCATCCCCGATGAGGAGCTCGTCGTCACGATCACCAAGGGCGGCTACGCCAAGCGCACGAAGACCGAGCTCTACCGGGTGCAGGGCCGCGGCGGCAAGGGCGTCCGCGGCGCCTCGCTGCGCGGCGAGGACGTCGTCGAGCACGTGTTCTCCACCACGGCCCACCACTGGATCCTGTTCTTCACCACGGCGGGCCGCGTCTACCGCGCCAAGGCGTACCACCTGCCCGAGGGCGGCCGCGACGCCCGCGGCGGCCACGTGGCCGGCCTGCTGGCGTTCCAGCCCGACGAGGAGATCGCCCAGGTGCTGGCGGTCCGCGACTACGAGCAGGCGCCCTACCTGGTGCTCGCCACGAAGCGCGGGCTGGTCAAGAAGACCCGACTCGTCGACTACAACAGCCCGCGCCAGGCCGGCGTCATCGCGATCAACTTCCGCGACGAGGACGACGAGCTGGTCGGCGCCGAGCTGGTCTCGCCCGAGGACGACATCCTGCTGATCAGCCGCAAGGCGCAGTCGATCCGCTTCCGCGCCGACGACGAGCAGCTGCGTCCGATGGGCCGCGCCACCTCCGGTGTCACGGGCATGAAGTTCCGCGGCGAGGACTCCCTGCTGTCGATGACGGTCATCAAGGCCGGCGCCGACCTGGAGGGCGAGGACGACGAGAGCCAGAAGCTCTACGTCTTCACGGTCACCGACGGCGGATTCGCGAAGAAGACCCGCATCGACGAGTACCGCATCCAGGGCCGTGGCGGACTGGGCATCAAGGCCATGCAGATCACCGAGTCGCGAGGCGAGCTGGTCGGCGGCCTGGTGCTGCGTGACAGCGACGACGTCATCAGCGTGACCGAGTCCGGACAGATCACTCGCAGCCTCGTGTCCGGTGTTCCTGTGAAGGGGCGTGGCACGATGGGTGTGAGTTTCGTGAAGTTCAAGGGCAACGACCGCGTGGTCACCATCGCCCGGAACACCGAGGTCGCCGAGGTGGCGGCACCGGAGTCCACGGACGAAGCCGAGCAGTCGGAGACGAGCGGGGACGACAGTGAGTGA